One region of Sylvia atricapilla isolate bSylAtr1 chromosome Z, bSylAtr1.pri, whole genome shotgun sequence genomic DNA includes:
- the LOX gene encoding protein-lysine 6-oxidase — translation MRFAPPGLLLAQLHACIYWSCLWPAGCQQQPPRRDTPPPPAAWRQRIQWENNGQVYSLLSLGSQYQPPRRRQAAEAAGSPILLLRNNGTALPRRAAARASAAAAPPPPQQPPPAAGSRGGSGARHWFQAGYQASSGGRAAAGQRSPAAATSAARSASSGAPRPSAAASPAGGTGTDGNGSSTGAGSLPPLSSFRPGREDVMVGDDPYNPYKYTDDNPYYNYYDTYERPRQGSRYRPGYGTGYFQYGLPDLVPDPYYIQASTYVQRMSMYNLRCAAEENCLASSAYRADVRDYDNRVLLRFPQRVKNQGTSDFLPSRPRYSWEWHSCHQHYHSMDEFSHYDLLDANSHRKVAEGHKASFCLEDTSCDYGYYRRYACTAHTQGLSPGCYDTYNADIDCQWIDITDVKPGNYILKVSVNPSYLVPESDYSNNIVRCDIRYTGHHAYASGCTISP, via the exons ATGCGTTTCGCGCCGCCGGGGCTCCTGCTCGCCCAGCTTCACGCGTGCATCTactggagctgcctgtggcccgccggctgccagcagcagccgccGCGCCGGGATaccccgccgccccccgccgcctgGAGGCAGCGGATCCAGTGGGAGAACAACGGGCAGGTGTACAGCCTGCTCAGCCTGGGCTCCCAGTACCAGCCCCCGCGGCGCAGGCaggcggcggaggcggcgggcagccccatcctgctgctgcgGAACAACGGCACGGCGCTGCCGCGCAGAGCCGCCGCCCGCGCCTctgccgccgccgcgccgccgccgccgcagcagCCCCCGCCAGCCGCCGGCAGCCGGGGCGGCTCTGGCGCTCGGCACTGGTTCCAGGCCGGCTACCAGGCTTCCTCCGGGGGTCGCGCCGCTGCCGGGCAGCGGAGCCCGGCGGCCGCCACCTCCGCGGCCCGGAGCGCCTCCTCGGGAGCGCCGCGACCCAGCGCCGCCGCCAGCCCGGCCGGCGGCACCGGCACCGACGGCAACGGGAGCAGCACCGGGGCCGGCAGCCTGCCGCCCCTGAGCAGCTTCAGGCCCGGCCGGGAAGATGTCATGGTAGGAGACGACCCCTACAACCCCTACAAGTACACGGATGATAACCCCTACTACAACTACTACGACACCTACGAGAGGCCCCGCCAGGGCAGCAGGTACAGACCCGGCTACGGCACTGGCTACTTCCAGTACG GTCTCCCTGACTTAGTCCCGGATCCCTATTACATCCAGGCGTCCACATACGTCCAGAGGATGTCCATGTATAACTTGAGATGTGCTGCCGAGGAGAACTGCTTGGCAAG TTCAGCTTATCGAGCAGATGTTAGAGACTATGACAATCGTGTGCTCCTGAGATTCCCCCAAAGAGTCAAAAATCAAGGCACATCGGATTTTCTGCCCAGCAGACCCCGTTACTCATGGGAGTGGCACAGCTGTCACCA ACACTATCACAGCATGGATGAATTCAGCCACTACGACTTGTTGGATGCAAACTCGCATAGAAAAGTTGCTGAAGGACACAAAGCAAGTTTCTGCCTTGAAGATACTTCCTGTGATTATGGATATTACAGGCGGTATGCATgtacagcacacacacag gGTCTGAGCCCTGGCTGCTACGACACTTACAATGCTGACATAGATTGCCAGTGGATTGATATTACGGATGTAAAACCTGGAAATTACATTCTGAAG GTGAGTGTAAATCCCAGCTACCTGGTGCCTGAATCTGATTACTCCAACAACATAGTCCGCTGTGACATCCGCTACACGGGCCACCACGCCTATGCCTCTGGCTGCACAATTTCACCGTAA